A single window of [Clostridium] hylemonae DSM 15053 DNA harbors:
- a CDS encoding sulfite exporter TauE/SafE family protein: MNATTILRIIIIVYTAIFAVYWIKDCVAHKEEFTGKKVIPLFIIGAITNFLDTLGIGSFATTQAGFKFTKSSPDETMPGTLNIGDAIPVVTEFVLFLTLIEMDTLTLVLLIIAAVVGSYIGAGIVSKMPVKQIRIALGAALIALAIIMGCRLLSVGPFGAVGTATGLTGIKLVIGIVVNFFLGAFMTIGVGLYAPCMAMIGALGMNIQAAFPVMMGSCAFLMPACGIKFIREGKYDRKASVLLTVGGVIGVLIAYFLVKSMPMTVLTWVVIVVMIYTAITFFRDASKS; the protein is encoded by the coding sequence ATGAACGCAACAACCATTTTACGTATTATCATCATTGTGTATACAGCTATATTCGCCGTATACTGGATTAAGGACTGTGTAGCCCACAAAGAAGAATTTACGGGTAAAAAAGTAATTCCGTTGTTCATCATTGGCGCTATCACAAACTTCCTTGATACACTTGGTATCGGAAGTTTCGCAACTACACAGGCTGGTTTTAAATTTACGAAATCAAGTCCTGACGAGACAATGCCTGGTACACTGAATATCGGTGACGCTATACCGGTCGTAACAGAATTTGTTCTTTTCCTGACATTAATTGAGATGGATACATTAACTCTTGTACTGCTGATCATCGCAGCAGTTGTAGGTTCTTACATAGGAGCCGGTATCGTTTCCAAGATGCCTGTTAAGCAGATCCGTATCGCTTTGGGTGCCGCGCTTATTGCTCTCGCTATCATTATGGGATGCAGATTACTGTCCGTAGGACCATTCGGCGCTGTTGGTACAGCTACAGGCCTCACAGGCATTAAGTTAGTTATCGGTATCGTAGTTAACTTCTTCCTTGGTGCTTTCATGACGATCGGTGTTGGTCTCTACGCTCCTTGTATGGCTATGATCGGTGCTTTAGGCATGAACATCCAGGCTGCTTTCCCAGTTATGATGGGTTCTTGTGCATTCCTGATGCCTGCATGTGGTATCAAATTTATCAGAGAAGGAAAGTATGACAGAAAAGCTTCCGTACTTCTTACTGTAGGTGGTGTGATCGGTGTACTTATCGCTTACTTCCTGGTAAAATCTATGCCTATGACAGTTCTTACATGGGTTGTAATCGTTGTAATGATCTACACAGCGATCACATTCTTCAGAGATGCTTCCAAAAGCTAA